Proteins encoded in a region of the Nicotiana tomentosiformis chromosome 9, ASM39032v3, whole genome shotgun sequence genome:
- the LOC104093769 gene encoding ubiquitin domain-containing protein DSK2b-like isoform X3: MSMVGGDSNKENSTGAGEGVTINVRCSSGSKFSVKVNLDSTVGSFKSILVQHANIPAENQRLIYKGRILKDEQTLESYGLEADHTVHLVRGSGPAPSANPASSTNAGGPNTDQHAPRDAASNVDGPFPGSGLGASLFPGLGSGGGGGGLFGAGLPDFEQVQQQLTQNPNMMRDMLNMPLVQNLMNNPETIRNLIMNNPQMREIMERNPELSHVLNDPATLRQTMEAARNPELMREMMRNTDRAMSNIESSPEGFNMLRRMYENVQEPLLNATTLSGDTRNDVGSNPFAALLGAQGGGQGRHQSNNPPTSGSETTDNPPAPNTNPLPNPWASAGTGAAQANTTARSNTAADTRAAPLGGLGGLASPGLEQMLSGMPDTTSLNQMMQNPEISQMMQSLLSNPQYMNQVLGLNPQLRGMLDSNSHLREMMQNPEFIRQLTSPETMQQLMTFQHGLLSQAWRQQTNQQLGQNAGGAVDNGMEMLMNMFGGLEAGVLGVPNRSNVPPEELYATQLTQLQEMGFFDTQENIRALIATAGNVHAAVERLIGNSGQ, from the exons ATGAGTATGGTCGGCGGCGATTCAAACAAGGAGAATAGCACCGGCGCCGGCGAAGGCGTTACAATCAACGTCCGATGTTCCAGCGGCTCGAAATTCTCCGTGAAAGTTAACCTCGATTCCACCGTAGGATCCTTCAAGTCTATTCTTGTACAGCACGCAAACATTCCTGCTGAAAATCAGAGATTGATCTATAAAGGCCGCATCTTAAAAGACGAGCAAACTCTCGAAAGTTACG GTCTGGAGGCGGATCACACTGTGCATTTAGTTCGAGGTTCCGGCCCAGCTCCCTCTGCAAACCCTGCAAGTTCAACCAATGCTGGAGGTCCAAATACAGATCAGCATGCACCAAGAGATGCTGCTTCTAATGTAGACGGGCCATTTCCGGGATCAGGCCTTGGAGCTTCACTGTTTCCTGGTCTTGgaagtggtggtggtggtggtggtttgTTTGGAGCTGGACTTCCAGATTTTGAGCAGGTCCAGCAGCAGTTGACTCAAAACCCCAACATGATGAGAGATATGTTGAATATGCCTCTTGTCCAGAATTTAATGAATAACCCTGAAACCATTCGCAACTTGATCATGAATAATCCCCAAATGCGAGAGATCATGGAGCGTAATCCCGAGCTTTCTCACGTACTCAATGATCCTGCGACTCTTCGACAGACAATGGAGGCTGCACGAAACCCTGAACTTATGCGTGAGATGATGCGCAATACTGACAGGGCCATGAGCAATATTGAATCTTCTCCTGAGGGATTTAACATGCTGAGGCGTATGTATGAAAATGTCCAAGAGCCACTCCTAAATGCAACAACATTGTCTGGAGATACGAGAAATGATGTGGGGTCTAACCCGTTTGCAGCTCTTTTGGGAGCACAAGGTGGTGGGCAAGGCAGACATCAGTCAAATAATCCTCCAACTTCCGGTTCTGAGACAACTGATAATCCGCCTGCTCCTAATACTAATCCACTTCCTAATCCTTGGGCATCTGCAGGCA CTGGAGCTGCCCAAGCCAATACCACTGCTAGGTCAAATACTGCTGCCGATACTAGGGCTGCACCACTTGGTGGCTTAGGTGGACTTGCTTCCCCAGGTTTGGAGCAAATGCTAAGTGGCATGCCAGATACCACTTCTCTAAATCAAATGATGCAGAACCCTGAGATCTCACAGATGATGCAATCTCTCCTCTCAAATCCTCAGTACATGAACCag GTTTTAGGGCTGAACCCACAGCTAAGAGGCATGCTCGATTCCAACTCCCATCTTAGAGAAATGATGCAAAATCCTGAGTTTATTCGCCAATTGACATCACCTGAGACTATGCAG caaCTTATGACTTTTCAGCATGGGCTTTTGTCTCAAGCTTGGCGGCAGCAAACAAACCA ACAACTGGGCCAAAATGCTGGTGGAGCAG TTGACAATGGAATGGAAATGCTGATGAACATGTTTGGTGGACTTGAGGCAGGGGTCTTGGGTGTCCCTAACAGATCTAATG TGCCCCCAGAGGAACTATACGCTACTCAGCTAACCCAGTTACAAGAAATGGGTTTCTTTGACACTCAAGAAAATATCCGGGCACTGATTGCCACTGCAGGCAATGTTCATGCTGCAGTAGAGCGACTTATTGGAAATTCTGGACAGTAG
- the LOC104093769 gene encoding ubiquitin domain-containing protein DSK2b-like isoform X1 has product MSMVGGDSNKENSTGAGEGVTINVRCSSGSKFSVKVNLDSTVGSFKSILVQHANIPAENQRLIYKGRILKDEQTLESYGLEADHTVHLVRGSGPAPSANPASSTNAGGPNTDQHAPRDAASNVDGPFPGSGLGASLFPGLGSGGGGGGLFGAGLPDFEQVQQQLTQNPNMMRDMLNMPLVQNLMNNPETIRNLIMNNPQMREIMERNPELSHVLNDPATLRQTMEAARNPELMREMMRNTDRAMSNIESSPEGFNMLRRMYENVQEPLLNATTLSGDTRNDVGSNPFAALLGAQGGGQGRHQSNNPPTSGSETTDNPPAPNTNPLPNPWASAGTGAAQANTTARSNTAADTRAAPLGGLGGLASPGLEQMLSGMPDTTSLNQMMQNPEISQMMQSLLSNPQYMNQVLGLNPQLRGMLDSNSHLREMMQNPEFIRQLTSPETMQQLMTFQHGLLSQAWRQQTNQQLGQNAGGAAVDNGMEMLMNMFGGLEAGVLGVPNRSNVPPEELYATQLTQLQEMGFFDTQENIRALIATAGNVHAAVERLIGNSGQ; this is encoded by the exons ATGAGTATGGTCGGCGGCGATTCAAACAAGGAGAATAGCACCGGCGCCGGCGAAGGCGTTACAATCAACGTCCGATGTTCCAGCGGCTCGAAATTCTCCGTGAAAGTTAACCTCGATTCCACCGTAGGATCCTTCAAGTCTATTCTTGTACAGCACGCAAACATTCCTGCTGAAAATCAGAGATTGATCTATAAAGGCCGCATCTTAAAAGACGAGCAAACTCTCGAAAGTTACG GTCTGGAGGCGGATCACACTGTGCATTTAGTTCGAGGTTCCGGCCCAGCTCCCTCTGCAAACCCTGCAAGTTCAACCAATGCTGGAGGTCCAAATACAGATCAGCATGCACCAAGAGATGCTGCTTCTAATGTAGACGGGCCATTTCCGGGATCAGGCCTTGGAGCTTCACTGTTTCCTGGTCTTGgaagtggtggtggtggtggtggtttgTTTGGAGCTGGACTTCCAGATTTTGAGCAGGTCCAGCAGCAGTTGACTCAAAACCCCAACATGATGAGAGATATGTTGAATATGCCTCTTGTCCAGAATTTAATGAATAACCCTGAAACCATTCGCAACTTGATCATGAATAATCCCCAAATGCGAGAGATCATGGAGCGTAATCCCGAGCTTTCTCACGTACTCAATGATCCTGCGACTCTTCGACAGACAATGGAGGCTGCACGAAACCCTGAACTTATGCGTGAGATGATGCGCAATACTGACAGGGCCATGAGCAATATTGAATCTTCTCCTGAGGGATTTAACATGCTGAGGCGTATGTATGAAAATGTCCAAGAGCCACTCCTAAATGCAACAACATTGTCTGGAGATACGAGAAATGATGTGGGGTCTAACCCGTTTGCAGCTCTTTTGGGAGCACAAGGTGGTGGGCAAGGCAGACATCAGTCAAATAATCCTCCAACTTCCGGTTCTGAGACAACTGATAATCCGCCTGCTCCTAATACTAATCCACTTCCTAATCCTTGGGCATCTGCAGGCA CTGGAGCTGCCCAAGCCAATACCACTGCTAGGTCAAATACTGCTGCCGATACTAGGGCTGCACCACTTGGTGGCTTAGGTGGACTTGCTTCCCCAGGTTTGGAGCAAATGCTAAGTGGCATGCCAGATACCACTTCTCTAAATCAAATGATGCAGAACCCTGAGATCTCACAGATGATGCAATCTCTCCTCTCAAATCCTCAGTACATGAACCag GTTTTAGGGCTGAACCCACAGCTAAGAGGCATGCTCGATTCCAACTCCCATCTTAGAGAAATGATGCAAAATCCTGAGTTTATTCGCCAATTGACATCACCTGAGACTATGCAG caaCTTATGACTTTTCAGCATGGGCTTTTGTCTCAAGCTTGGCGGCAGCAAACAAACCA ACAACTGGGCCAAAATGCTGGTGGAGCAG CAGTTGACAATGGAATGGAAATGCTGATGAACATGTTTGGTGGACTTGAGGCAGGGGTCTTGGGTGTCCCTAACAGATCTAATG TGCCCCCAGAGGAACTATACGCTACTCAGCTAACCCAGTTACAAGAAATGGGTTTCTTTGACACTCAAGAAAATATCCGGGCACTGATTGCCACTGCAGGCAATGTTCATGCTGCAGTAGAGCGACTTATTGGAAATTCTGGACAGTAG
- the LOC104093769 gene encoding ubiquitin domain-containing protein DSK2b-like isoform X2 has product MSMVGGDSNKENSTGAGEGVTINVRCSSGSKFSVKVNLDSTVGSFKSILVQHANIPAENQRLIYKGRILKDEQTLESYGLEADHTVHLVRGSGPAPSANPASSTNAGGPNTDQHAPRDAASNVDGPFPGSGLGASLFPGLGSGGGGGGLFGAGLPDFEQVQQQLTQNPNMMRDMLNMPLVQNLMNNPETIRNLIMNNPQMREIMERNPELSHVLNDPATLRQTMEAARNPELMREMMRNTDRAMSNIESSPEGFNMLRRMYENVQEPLLNATTLSGDTRNDVGSNPFAALLGAQGGGQGRHQSNNPPTSGSETTDNPPAPNTNPLPNPWASAAGAAQANTTARSNTAADTRAAPLGGLGGLASPGLEQMLSGMPDTTSLNQMMQNPEISQMMQSLLSNPQYMNQVLGLNPQLRGMLDSNSHLREMMQNPEFIRQLTSPETMQQLMTFQHGLLSQAWRQQTNQQLGQNAGGAAVDNGMEMLMNMFGGLEAGVLGVPNRSNVPPEELYATQLTQLQEMGFFDTQENIRALIATAGNVHAAVERLIGNSGQ; this is encoded by the exons ATGAGTATGGTCGGCGGCGATTCAAACAAGGAGAATAGCACCGGCGCCGGCGAAGGCGTTACAATCAACGTCCGATGTTCCAGCGGCTCGAAATTCTCCGTGAAAGTTAACCTCGATTCCACCGTAGGATCCTTCAAGTCTATTCTTGTACAGCACGCAAACATTCCTGCTGAAAATCAGAGATTGATCTATAAAGGCCGCATCTTAAAAGACGAGCAAACTCTCGAAAGTTACG GTCTGGAGGCGGATCACACTGTGCATTTAGTTCGAGGTTCCGGCCCAGCTCCCTCTGCAAACCCTGCAAGTTCAACCAATGCTGGAGGTCCAAATACAGATCAGCATGCACCAAGAGATGCTGCTTCTAATGTAGACGGGCCATTTCCGGGATCAGGCCTTGGAGCTTCACTGTTTCCTGGTCTTGgaagtggtggtggtggtggtggtttgTTTGGAGCTGGACTTCCAGATTTTGAGCAGGTCCAGCAGCAGTTGACTCAAAACCCCAACATGATGAGAGATATGTTGAATATGCCTCTTGTCCAGAATTTAATGAATAACCCTGAAACCATTCGCAACTTGATCATGAATAATCCCCAAATGCGAGAGATCATGGAGCGTAATCCCGAGCTTTCTCACGTACTCAATGATCCTGCGACTCTTCGACAGACAATGGAGGCTGCACGAAACCCTGAACTTATGCGTGAGATGATGCGCAATACTGACAGGGCCATGAGCAATATTGAATCTTCTCCTGAGGGATTTAACATGCTGAGGCGTATGTATGAAAATGTCCAAGAGCCACTCCTAAATGCAACAACATTGTCTGGAGATACGAGAAATGATGTGGGGTCTAACCCGTTTGCAGCTCTTTTGGGAGCACAAGGTGGTGGGCAAGGCAGACATCAGTCAAATAATCCTCCAACTTCCGGTTCTGAGACAACTGATAATCCGCCTGCTCCTAATACTAATCCACTTCCTAATCCTTGGGCATCTGCAG CTGGAGCTGCCCAAGCCAATACCACTGCTAGGTCAAATACTGCTGCCGATACTAGGGCTGCACCACTTGGTGGCTTAGGTGGACTTGCTTCCCCAGGTTTGGAGCAAATGCTAAGTGGCATGCCAGATACCACTTCTCTAAATCAAATGATGCAGAACCCTGAGATCTCACAGATGATGCAATCTCTCCTCTCAAATCCTCAGTACATGAACCag GTTTTAGGGCTGAACCCACAGCTAAGAGGCATGCTCGATTCCAACTCCCATCTTAGAGAAATGATGCAAAATCCTGAGTTTATTCGCCAATTGACATCACCTGAGACTATGCAG caaCTTATGACTTTTCAGCATGGGCTTTTGTCTCAAGCTTGGCGGCAGCAAACAAACCA ACAACTGGGCCAAAATGCTGGTGGAGCAG CAGTTGACAATGGAATGGAAATGCTGATGAACATGTTTGGTGGACTTGAGGCAGGGGTCTTGGGTGTCCCTAACAGATCTAATG TGCCCCCAGAGGAACTATACGCTACTCAGCTAACCCAGTTACAAGAAATGGGTTTCTTTGACACTCAAGAAAATATCCGGGCACTGATTGCCACTGCAGGCAATGTTCATGCTGCAGTAGAGCGACTTATTGGAAATTCTGGACAGTAG